CGCGGACCTCTCGATCGACGTGCTGGACCGGTCGGGACCGAACCTGCTCGACCCGATCTTCACGCTGGGCGTCGCGTCGCTGTTCATGGCCGCGGCCATCGCCCTGTTCGCGACGATCCAGCCGCAGGTCAACGCCCGCCTCGAGCAGGGCTCGACCTGGTTCGGGCTGCAGTTCGCGGCCTTCATCGTCGCCCAGATCGTCCTCCAGACGCCGATCGGGCGGGCCTGCGATCGGTACGGACGGCGGCCGTTCATTCTGGGCGGGATGATCGTCCTCATCCCTTCGACGCTCGTGCAGGGGTTCGTGCTGACCTCCGAGGCGATGTTCTTGGCGCGCCTGGCGCAGGGAATCGCGGGCGCGATGGTGTTCGCGCCGTCGCTCGCGCTGGCGGGCGACCTCGCGGGCGAGGGCGAGTCCGGCTCGAAGCTGTCCGTGCTGACGATGGCGTTCGGCTTCGGAATCGCCGTCGGTCCGTTCGCCTCGGGCGCGCTGGTCGGATACGGCTTCGCCGCGCCGTTCGTTTTCGGGACCGTCCTCGCGTCCCTCGGCGCGATTCTGGTGTATACGCAGGTCGAGGAGACGCTCGAGACGACGGCGTCGGTGTCGCTGCCGTTCGTCGGGGGCGATTGAGCCGCCGTCGCTCGAGCGGTCCGCTCGACTGGAGGCGAGGATTTGGAGACGAGGGTCGGGAGATGACCGCGCGACCGTAACGGCGAGACGGGACGCAACGCAAAAGTAGCGGATCCGCATACGCTCGGACGATGACCCTTTCCGAGGAGGCCAGGGACCGGTTGGCCGACGTGGTGGAGCTACAGCCGACGAAAAATTCCGAGCTACAGGACCGGTGGGGGATGGAAAGCGGCAGCGAGGTCCACCAGTACCTCGAGAACGAACTGAGCGACTACTACTTCCGGGACGACAACAGCTTGATCCGCGCGACCGCGGAGGCGGCCGACCTCGTCGACGTCGAGCCGGGCATCGAGAGCGATCCGGAGGCCGAGGGTGCACCCTCGCGCATTCGAGTACCGGAACTCCAGGCCCAGATCGTACAGGTGCTCGCCGGGCCCGACGAGGAATCCGAAAGCGTCGTCTCGGTGCTGCACAAGCTCCGCGACGAGTTCGACGTCGACCCCGACGCCGAGGACGTCCGGTCGGGGCTCCAGAGTCTCCGGCGCAAGGACGTCGTCGAGGTCGAGTACCGAACCGTCCCCACGTTCCGGCTGGCCGTCGACCGCGAGGAGCTCGAGGTCGCCGTTTCGGATTCGGATTGAATTCGAACGCGGACTGAACAGTCGCCGTCCCGTCTGCAGTCGATCTAGCTTCTGTTTGCGTTACTTGGCCGCCGCTATCCGTCGAAATCACCATCCCGACCCGCGCTCGGACCGGCGTGTAACAGCTCCGCGGTCAGGTATTCGACGAACTTGTCCGGGTGTTCGGCGTGGGGCAGTTGCGTCGCGTAATCGATGACCACGAGGTCGGTGTCTGCAGCCTCGGCCAGGTCGCGTCCTTCCCGCAGCGGGACGAGTTCGGCGTCGCGGCCCCAGACGAGCGTGGTCGGCGTCTCGAGCGCCGCGAGTTCGGTTTTGAGGTCGAATTCCGAGTCCGCGTCGGGATCTAACATGCCAGCGGCGAACGAGGCCGTCGCGTACCGCGCGCCGGGCTGGTGGGCGCTGTCCCAGGCGTACCGGACCGCCTCCTCGTCGATGCGGTCGCTGTCGTAGTAGCCGTCGCGGTCGTAGAAGTACCGGATCGACGGCTTGCTCGCCAGCAGGTTGTAGAGCGTCGTCCCGACGATCGGCGTCCGGAGCAGCGTCCGCAGCCACGGTCGCTGGCCGCCCGTCTCGTCGGTCGGACAGATGAGGACGAGGTGTTCGAACTCGCTTTCCTGCTCGCCGGCGCCGTCGACGGCCAGCGCCCCGGTCAGCGACGACGCGACGACGATCGGCTCGTCGGTGACGTCGGCCGCGAAGTCCCGGATAAACTCGGCGTAGAGGGTCGGCGAGTAGACCAGCGGCGGACGTTCCGAGCGGCCGAAGCCGGGGAGGTCGACCGCGATCACGTGGTAGTCCTCGGCCAGTTGCTCGAC
The DNA window shown above is from Halopiger xanaduensis SH-6 and carries:
- a CDS encoding alpha/beta fold hydrolase codes for the protein MKVRTVLGAALGTVGAAVVGNRLLARRAGDLENPLVGVERTYRWRGIETSYTVAGNPNDPDMLLCHGIYTGASSHEFEPVVEQLAEDYHVIAVDLPGFGRSERPPLVYSPTLYAEFIRDFAADVTDEPIVVASSLTGALAVDGAGEQESEFEHLVLICPTDETGGQRPWLRTLLRTPIVGTTLYNLLASKPSIRYFYDRDGYYDSDRIDEEAVRYAWDSAHQPGARYATASFAAGMLDPDADSEFDLKTELAALETPTTLVWGRDAELVPLREGRDLAEAADTDLVVIDYATQLPHAEHPDKFVEYLTAELLHAGPSAGRDGDFDG
- a CDS encoding DUF5797 family protein, with the translated sequence MTLSEEARDRLADVVELQPTKNSELQDRWGMESGSEVHQYLENELSDYYFRDDNSLIRATAEAADLVDVEPGIESDPEAEGAPSRIRVPELQAQIVQVLAGPDEESESVVSVLHKLRDEFDVDPDAEDVRSGLQSLRRKDVVEVEYRTVPTFRLAVDREELEVAVSDSD